A genomic segment from Daphnia carinata strain CSIRO-1 chromosome 1, CSIRO_AGI_Dcar_HiC_V3, whole genome shotgun sequence encodes:
- the LOC130695275 gene encoding tetratricopeptide repeat protein 28-like, with the protein MSLRDSSEVEVDADSELSAASKASFLDKVRQSNQACQNGDFETAVGLYGEAIALDPCNHILFSNRSAALVKLGHFARALQDASRAVELNAKWPKGYYRQGVALQCLGRHSDALAAFSSGLAQDPKSLQLLAGLVEAAMKSPLRSTLEPTYRQLQAMRLDKSPFVVISVIGQELLAAGHYKAAVVVLEAALRIGTCSLKLRGSVFSALSSAYWALSMLDQAISYMQQDLSVAKSLGDTVGECRAHGNLGSAYFSKGNFKEALTSHRYQLVLAMKCKDNQAAALALTSLGHVYTAIGDYPNALASHKQCLQLVKQLGERLPEAREVGNVGAVYLAMGDFEAAVECHMEHLRIAKQLGNRVEEARAYSNLGSSHHFRRNFERAITFHNHVLHIAQELNDRNIEARAYAGLGHAARCMSDYGQAKRWHERQLDMALATRDKVAEGRACSNLGIVYQLLGDHDAALKLHQAHLNIARVLQDRAGMGRAYGNIGNAYSAMGYYEQAIKYHKQELTISKEVNDRSSEASTHGNLAVAYQALHMHDMAILHYHSHLNIARELKDTAGEACALLNLGNCHSSRAEFGAAVTFYEQYLMLSQELQDVEGEAKACHFLGYAHYCLGNFKEAIRYYDQDLALAKDLQDKMNMGRAYCNLGLSHLALGNMETALECQRYFLTITHITKHAVGKFRALGNIGDLMLKMNQAEEAVNIYQKQLQLAKQMREKNMEASSYAALAVAHRHMGYQDKALGCYTQELTLRQETGDVRGECRAHGHLASVHMALGNYTHAIKCYEEQLDRAKELRDSTMEAQAHGNLGIARLNMGHYEEAIGYFEQQLATLAQLSTATAMLDKGRAFGNLGDCYDALGDYDEAIKCHEQCLAVALKTKSLRDQEHAYRGLGQSHRCLGNLQQALVCFEKRLVVAHELGNTAAKAQAYGELGQLHSVLGNFEQAVSCLEHQISIARKLNDRQVEAEAASGLGCVYQQMGEHTKALQYHQLDLRLAEETGSSGGQCRAYGNLGATQEALGRLDEAVHCQEQHLSMAAQINDKVAKTKAFASLGRLHHALGNPSQAVAYLQQGLQISEALSLREEEARIRHRLGLALWGSGDLEGTQVHMERAAGLLEAVRREARGSADYRLSLFDLQTACYQVLQRVLVDLGRSSEALLVAERGRTRAFVDLLLERQGAATSDAETRGSHGRVALFDDSLPTSVEQIMEIVNKQKASVLYYSLAAGYLYCWLIVPTKGVVAFHQAAINPEGVNGTRADASDSGNAGQENEMESAKGEGSLLDQYIQGIREALGVEWQSSGGGNGREDNGDLEDLWSQHLGELGDKMNQEGDRSGFLRMVNRSHAFNSSNYSLSSLFSLGSVSINSGQSASQLSSVSRPGSLRHSRRSIWQGPACLRSLYDLLLAPVEDRLTQYGQSPLSASSTSRELVLVLDGDLYLVPFSLLKPQSSNDYLCERFSLIVSPSLTSLRTGQKSASRNNKLLQMHQTRSAGPLTAVSLSSYSSGMVGGDSLEQQPATSALVIGNPKMSQSVVEQWGWTDIPYAEQEAVVVAEMLQTPSLLAGAAATKDAVLRHLSQVECIHFATHVSWKLSAIVLAPSMDGLAASDGDGASQTGSTRPSLHQQDDDIKSVASGVAPSSSAATADLPALSEFLLTAADILNLRLCARLVVVSSVHTRDHHGVAHSDGVVGLTRALLAAGAQSVLVSLWPVPDTAVKIFMRTFYSSLLQGARASRALSEAQQTVQHTKHFAHPANWAGFVLVGADVRLSNKVALMGQALTELLKTPDKCRDALRVTLHLVEKSLQRIHRGYRNAMYTTQRSIENKVGPVGGWKELLISVGFRFEPAANNIPASVFFPQSDPGERLTQCSASLQALLGLTTPSLLAISKLLASSEASTDDITAVLRNATVQLGLRDLESESVDIPVPVKLWRLPGCHELLASLGFDLMEVGRNEVTLRTGKLANKRNIQFALQALLALFETLDTPTSLSLDSSSSVESLTSDEEEEEQEQDGTSNNQRNVVSNRSGRSAPSVGNNGGTAGGANGTGRVGTSTHQTYSSLVSRRMPLSASVKSAFSSYVRSGCRGEPDGRTAVGGDSRGRESDAAFTPSPVDPVHRSSLGHRGQGGIAGLLAGMSSTAGSDRGVPVPSLRMSLTLAHQSKIRSMYCSRQSLASQENSSPASEMGAPMMQNSGSNNPSRPDSSSSTTSSADWESGLSTVRRQPPASASLGKVPTSNPRKVEDISAFNESRLRLDAKSFGLQNNTMADARSRSRFKPPGGFAAGLKRQMALHQTVADDSENGNNGKTGSARSGSLDTLDRLSVRSELAKAPSTFPVAGPAMQQRRRHRSVERQLDDDTDSVICETNVTPDREAVSHVNERFSAAVFHHSKPGKLVMAKAAAAATRTLHKGGTTRPSMTNQRPVDNCPSDHEMEGSSVIYSLRPGESELSGGVQLSHNAGSRSIQDHIIATQMNRLNREMPISDVYHERNMGLGLAPPLSELLVNTSGPNGNSVAATATGSSSVASSEDVFNSFDQISLADTVTELVDKTEPSALNKNLGYAKRPPPRPTKLQQFGSSWGASSGAFHATGSRLQHRISVFDTSSPEAEISTSSATMTLRQGILDMTRRDEADGRSMTDSNYSGYSPHRNLKLSTAMPHQQHANVGRAADSSAISKDNKSNTIHAVAIIESDARANDAA; encoded by the exons ATGTCGCTGCGTGATTCTTCCGAG gtggaGGTGGATGCCGACTCTGAGCTGTCTGCCGCCAGTAAAGCCAGCTTCCTGGACAAGGTGCGCCAGTCGAACCAGGCCTGTCAGAATGGGGATTTCGAGACGGCCGTCGGCCTCTACGGCGAAGCCATCGCCCTCGATCCCTGCAATCACATCCTCTTCTCCAACCGGTCGGCCGCTCTCGTCAAACTCGGACACTTTGCCCGGGCCCTGCAGGACGCGTCCAGAGCCGTCGAACTCAACGCCAAATGGCCAAAA ggtTATTACCGGCAAGGAGTGGCGCTGCAATGTCTCGGACGGCATTCAGATGCTTTGGCGGCCTTCAGCTCGGGTCTTGCCCAGGATCCGAAATCCCTGCAGCTACTAGCCGGTTTGGTGGAGGCGGCCATGAAATCGCCGTTGCGGTCCACCTTGGAACCGACCTACAGGCAACTGCAGGCCATGCGCCTGGACAAGTCACCTTTCGTCGTCATTTCGGTCATTGGCCAGGAGCTACTGGCCGCCGGTCATTACAAGGCGGCCGTCGTCGTCCTGGAAGCCGCTCTAAGGATCGGAACTTGCTCCCTCAAGTTGCGCGGATCCGTCTTCTCGGCCCTGTCTTCCGCCTACTGGGCGCTCTCCATGCTCGACCAG GCCATCAGCTACATGCAACAGGATCTGTCCGTTGCCAAATCGCTGGGCGATACGGTGGGAGAATGTCGTGCCCACGGCAACCTCGGATCGGCCTATTTCAGCAAAGGCAATTTCAAAGAGGCGTTGACGTCGCATCGCTACCAGCTCGTGCTGGCCATGAAGTGCAAAGATAACCAAGCGGCCGCATTGGCCTTGACTAGTCtcg GTCACGTTTACACGGCCATTGGGGACTATCCGAACGCGCTGGCCAGTCATAAACAGTGCTTGCAATTGGTGAAGCAACTGGGCGAGAGGTTGCCGGAAGCCCGTGAAGTTGGCAACGTTGGAGCCGTCTACCTGGCGATGGGCGATTTCGAAGCGGCCGTCGAGTGTCACATGGAACACTTGAGGATAGCCAAACAGCTGGGCAACCGGGTGGAAGAAGCCCGGGCCTACTCCAACCTGGGCTCGTCGCACCATTTCCGGCGGAATTTCGAGCGGGCCATCACCTTCCACAATCACGTGCTCCACATCGCCCAGGAGCTCAACGACAGGAACATCGAAGCCAGAGCTTACGCCGGCCTGGGTCACGCCGCCCGGTGCATGTCGGACTACGGGCAAGCCAAAAGGTGGCACGAACGACAGCTGGACATGGCCCTGGCCACCCGAGATAAAGTGGCGGAAGGCAGAGCCTGTTCCAACCTGGGCATCGTCTACCAGCTCCTGGGCGATCACGACGCGGCCCTGAAGCTGCACCAAGCCCATCTGAACATTGCCCGGGTGTTGCAGGACAGGGCCGGCATGGGCAGGGCTTACGGCAACATCGGCAACGCGTACAGCGCCATGGGTTACTACGAGCAGGCCATTAAATACCACAAACAAGAGCTGACGATATCCAAAGAGGTGAACGACAGGAGCTCGGAGGCGTCGACTCACGGGAACCTGGCCGTCGCTTACCAGGCGCTTCACATGCACGACATGGCCATCCTGCACTACCACAGCCATTTGAACATTGCCCGCGAGCTGAAAGACACGGCCGGCGAGGCCTGCGCTCTCCTCAACTTGGGCAACTGCCACAGCTCGCGGGCGGAATTCGGGGCGGCCGTGACCTTTTACGAACAGTACTTGATGCTCTCCCAGGAGCTGCAGGACGTTGAAGGAGAGGCCAAAGCCTGTCATTTCCTCGGCTACGCTCACTACTGCCTGGGCAACTTCAAAGAGGCCATAAGATACTACGACCAGGATCTGGCCCTGGCCAAAGACTTGCAGGACAAGATGAACATGGGCCGGGCCTACTGCAACCTGGGTCTCTCCCATTTGGCCCTGGGCAACATGGAGACGGCCCTGGAATGCCAGAGGTACTTCCTCACCATAACGCACATCACCAAGCACGCTGTCGGCAAATTCAGAGCCCTGGGCAACATTGGCGACCTGATGCTCAAGATGAACCAGGCGGAAGAGGCCGTCAACATTTACCAGAAACAATTGCAGCTGGCCAAGCAGATGCGCGAGAAGAACATGGAAGCGTCGTCGTACGCGGCTCTGGCCGTCGCCCATCGGCATATGGGCTATCAAGATAAGGCCCTGGGTTGTTACACGCAAGAGTTGACACTGAGACAAGAGACGGGCGATGTCCGCGGAGAATGTCGAGCTCACGGCCACTTGGCAAGCGTCCACATGGCACTGGGCAACTACACGCATGCCATCAAGTGCTACGAGGAACAGCTGGACCGCGCCAAAGAGCTTAGGGACTCGACGATGGAAGCACAAGCTCACG gcAATTTGGGAATCGCCCGGTTGAACATGGGACACTACGAGGAAGCCATCGGCTATTTCGAACAACAGCTGGCGACGTTAGCTCAATTGTCGACGGCCACCGCCATGCTGGACAAGGGAAGAGCGTTCGGCAATTTAGGTGACTGCTACGACGCTCTCGGTGATTATGACGAAGCCATCAAGTGCCACGAACAGTGTCTGGCCGTCGCTCTCAAGACCAAGAGTCTCCGAGACCAGGAGCACGCTTACCGCGGACTGGGCCAGTCGCATCGATGCCTGGGCAACCTCCAACAGGCGCTCGTTTGTTTCGAGAAGCGGCTGGTCGTGGCCCACGAGCTGGGCAACACGGCGGCCAAAGCCCAGGCGTACGGAGAGCTCGGCCAGCTTCACAGCGTGCTGGGCAATTTCGAACAGGCCGTTTCGTGCCTGGAACATCAAATTTCCATCGCTCGAAAACTCAACGACCGCCAAGTCGAAGCCGAAGCGGCCAGCGGACTCGGCTGCGTCTACCAGCAAATGGGCGAACATACCAAAGCGCTCCAGTACCACCAACTCGATCTTCGATTAGCCGAAGAAACGGGCTCGTCCGGTGGCCAGTGCCGGGCTTACGGCAATCTCGGAGCCACTCAGGAGGCGCTCGGCCGGCTTGACGAGGCCGTCCATTGCCAGGAACAGCATTTGAGCATGGCGGCGCAAATCAACGACAAAGTAGCCAAGACGAAAGCTTTCGCCAGTTTGGGCCGGTTACACCACGCCCTGGGCAATCCCAGTCAGGCCGTCGCTTATCTCCAGCAAGGCCTCCAAATCTCGGAGGCTCTGAGCCTCCGCGAAGAAGAGGCCCGCATCCGACACCGACTCGGACTTGCTCTTTGGGGCTCGGGCGATTTGGAAGGGACTCAAGTGCACATGGAACGGGCTGCTGGACTCCTAGAAGCCGTCCGGCGGGAAGCCAGAGGCAGTGCCGATTACCGTCTATCACTCTTCGACCTCCAGACGGCCTGCTACCAAGTCCTCCAACGAGTTTTGGTCGATTTGGGACGATCCAGTGAAGCTCTTTTAGTGGCGGAACGCGGACGGACCCGAGCTTTTGTCGATCTGCTGCTGGAACGCCAAGGAGCAGCCACAAGTGACGCTGAAACCCGCGGTAGTCATGGAAGAGTTGCCCTTTTCGACGACTCGTTACCAACTAGCGTCGAGCAAATCATGGAGATtgtcaacaaacaaaaagcgtCCGTCCTCTACTACAGCTTGGCGGCCGGCTATCTCTACTGCTGGTTGATTGTGCCCACTAAAGGTGTCGTAGCATTCCATCAAGCAGCCATCAATCCGGAAGGAGTCAATGGAACGAGAGCTGATGCTTCCGATTCCGGCAATGCTGGCCAAGAGAACGAAATGGAATCAGCCAAAGGGGAAGGATCTTTACTGGACCAGTACATCCAGGGAATTCGGGAAGCTCTCGGAGTCGAATGGCAATCGAGTGGCGGCGGCAACGGGCGCGAAGACAACGGCGACCTGGAAGACCTTTGGTCCCAACATTTAGGCGAACTCGGCGATAAAATGAATCAGGAAGGAGATCGATCCGGTTTCTTGCGGATGGTCAACCGTTCTCACGCGTTCAACAGCAGCAACTACAGTCTGTCCAGCCTGTTCAGCCTGGGAAGTGTATCAATCAACAGCGGACAGTCGGCCAGCCAGCTGTCGTCCGTCTCGAGACCGGGCAGCTTACGCCATTCGCGTCGTAGCATCTGGCAAGGACCGGCCTGTCTTCGTTCGCTTTACGATCTGCTCTTGGCGCCCGTCGAGGACCGTTTGACGCAATACGGGCAATCACCACTTTCGGCCAGCTCTACATCACGAGAACTCGTTCTAGTGCTGGACGGAGACCTCTACCTCGTCCCGTTCTCCCTCCTCAAACCGCAGAGCAGCAATGATTACCTGTGCGAACGGTTCAGTTTGATCGTCAGTCCGTCTCTGACATCATTGCGGACTGGACAAAAGAGCGCCAGTCGCAATAACAAACTACTGCAAATGCATCAAACGCGTTCGGCTGGTCCGCTGACGGCCGTCTCGCTATCCAGTTACTCTTCCGGCATGGTAGGTGGCGATTCGCTGGAACAGCAGCCGGCCACATCAGCGCTGGTTATTGGCAACCCAAAAATGAGTCAATCAGTTGTGGAACAATGGGGCTGGACGGATATTCCTTACGCCGAACAAGAAGCTGTTGTCGTCGCTGAAATGTTGCAAACGCCTTCGCTGCTGGCCGGAGCGGCCGCCACCAAAGATGCCGTTTTGCGTCACCTGTCTCAAGTCGAATGCATTCACTTTGCTACTCACGTCTCGTGGAAACTTTCGGCCATCGTTTTGGCTCCTTCCATGGACGGCCTGGCCGCTAGCGATGGCGACGGAGCCAGTCAGACTGGAAGTACTCGTCCGTCTCTCCATCAACAAGACGACGACATCAAATCGGTGGCTTCGGGAGTTGCTCCGTCGTCTTCGGCCGCCACAGCGGACTTGCCGGCCTTGTCCGAATTCCTCCTGACGGCTGCTGATATCCTCAATTTGCGTCTCTGTGCCCGTCTTGTCGTCGTCAGCTCAGTTCACACTCGAGATCATCACGGAGTTGCCCATTCCGACGGTGTCGTCGGCTTAACTCGCGCCTTGTTGGCTGCCGGAGCTCAATCAGTCCTCGTCTCTCTGTGGCCCGTCCCAGACACGGCCGTCAAGATTTTCATGAGAACTTTCTACTCTTCTCTCttgcag GGAGCTAGAGCCAGCCGGGCGCTTTCCGAGGCCCAGCAGACGGTCCAACACACAAAACACTTTGCCCATCCAGCCAACTGGGCAGGATTTGTCTTGGTCGGAGCTGATGTGAGACTATCCAACAAAGTGGCCTTAATGGGCCAAGCGTTGACGGAATTGCTCAAGACGCCGGACAAGTGCCGGGACGCTTTGCGAGTGACGCTTCATTTAGTTGAGAAATCGCTCCAGCGGATCCATCGCGGATACCGAAACGCCATGTACACTACTCAGCGTAGTATCGAGAACAAAGTCGGCCCAGTCGGTGGCTGGAAAGAGCTGCTCATTTCGGTTGGGTTCCGTTTCGAGCCGGCCGCCAACAACATTCCGGCGTCCGTCTTCTTCCCGCAAAGTGATCCAGGAGAGAGACTGACTCAATGCTCGGCCAGCCTTCAAGCTCTGCTGGGATTGACAACACCTTCTCTCCTCGCCATTTCCAAATTGCTGGCCAGTTCCGAAGCGTCGACTGACGATATCACGGCCGTTTTGCGTAACGCTACCGTCCAGTTGGGACTACGAGACCTGGAGAGCGAAAGTGTCGACATTCCCGTTCCAGTGAAGCTTTGGCGTTTGCCCGGCTGCCACGAATTGTTGGCATCACTCGGATTCGACCTTATGGAAGTCGGTCGCAATGAAGTTACCCTCAGGACGGGCAAGCTGGCCAACAAACGCAACATACAGTTCGCCCTACAAGCCCTGTTGGCTCTCTTTG AAACTTTAGACACCCCTACGAGCCTATCACTGGACTCGTCCAGCTCTGTAGAGAGCCTTACATCcgacgaggaagaagaagagcaggAACAGGACGGAACGTCCAACAACCAACGCAACGTTGTATCTAATCGATCCGGACGCTCAGCGCCATCTGTTGGCAACAACGGCGGAACAGCTGGGGGAGCCAACGGAACCGGAAGAGTAGGAACATCCACTCATCAAACCTATTCCAGTTTGGTGTCTCGCCGGATGCCCTTGTCCGCCAGTGTCAAGTCGGCGTTCAGCAGTTACGTTCGTAGCGGCTGTCGAGGTGAACCGGACGGCAGGACGGCCGTAGGAGGTGATTCACGTGGCCGCGAAAGTGACGCTGCTTTTACTCCTAGTCCCGTCGATCCTGTACATCGCTCAA GCTTGGGTCATAGAGGACAAGGTGGCATTGCTGGCCTGTTGGCTGGTATGTCCAGTACTGCTGGAAGTGATAGAGGAGTTCCAGTTCCAAGTCTACGAATGTCGCTGACGTTGGCTCATCAATCCAAAATCCGTTCCATGTATTGCTCCCGTCAAAGTTTGGCGTCGCAGGAAAACAGCTCGCCGGCCAGCGAGATGGGCGCTCCTATGATGCAAAACAGCGGAAGCAACAACCCTTCGCGCCCGGATTCTTCGTCCAGCACCACCAGTTCGGCCGATTGGGAAAGCGGTTTGTCGACTGTCCGTCGTCAACCTCCAGCATCCGCCTCGCTGGGCAAAGTCCCGACATCCAATCCGCGCAAAGTCGAAGATATCAGCGCGTTCAACGAATCCCGTTTGAGGTTAGACGCTAAGAGCTTTGGTCTGCAGAACAACACGATGGCCGACGCTCGTTCACGGTCCCGTTTCAAGCCGCCAGGTGGCTTCGCTGCTGGACTTAAAAGACAGATGGCTCTGCATCAAACTGTGGCCGATGATAGTGAAAATGGCAATAATGGCAAAACAGGATCGGCTCGTTCTGGCTCCCTGGACACGCTCGATCGTCTAAGCGTCCGCAGCGAGCTGGCCAAAGCTCCGTCGACTTTCCCAGTTGCTGGCCCAGCTATGCAACAACGTCGTCGCCATCGATCCGTAGAGCGTCAACTGGACGATGACACGGACTCGGTCATTTGCGAGACCAATGTCACGCCCGATCGTGAAGCTGTTTCTCACGTCAATGAACGTTTCTCGGCCGCCGTGTTCCATCATTCCAAACCGGGCAAGTTAGTAATGGCCAAAGCGGCTGCTGCAGCTACGAGGACGCTCCATAAAGGAGGCACAACTCGTCCGTCTATGACCAACCAACGGCCGGTAGACAATTGTCCATCGGATCACGAAATGGAAGGATCCAGCGTCATCTATTCGTTACGTCCGGGAGAGTCGGAATTGTCCGGCGGAGTCCAGCTGTCTCACAACGCCGGTTCGCGTAGTATTCAAGACCACATCATCGCGACGCAAATGAACCGACTCAACCGAGAAATGCCAATCTCGGACGTCTACCACGAGCGCAACATGGGTCTTGGTTTGGCTCCGCCTCTTTCCGAGTTGCTGGTCAACACCAGCGGCCCTAACGGCAACTCGGTAGCCGCAACAGCCACCGGATCCAGCAGCGTCGCGTCTTCCGAAGACGTTTTCAATTCGTTCGATCAAATCTCATTGGCTGACACGGTGACGGAACTCGTCGATAAAACAGAACCATCCGCTTTGAATAAGAACCTTGGCTACGCCAAACGACCGCCTCCCCGCCCTACCAAATTGCAGCAATTCGGCTCTTCGTGGGGCGCGTCGAGTGGAGCGTTCCATGCCACAGGATCACGGCTTCAACATCGTATTAGTGTCTTTGACACTTCATCTCCCGAAGCGGAAATATCAACTTCATCGGCCACGATGACCCTCCGTCAAGGTATTTTGGATATGACGAGACGGGACGAAGCTGATGGCCGCTCCATGACCGACTCGAACTACAGCGGCTATTCGCCACACCGCAACTTGAAATTGTCGACCGCCATGCCGCATCAGCAGCACGCCAATGTCGGCCGTGCCGCAGACTCGTCCGCCATTAGTAAAGATAACAAAAGTAATACGATTCATGCTGTCGCCATCATCGAGTCGGACGCTAGAGCCAATGATGCCGCTTGA
- the LOC130695533 gene encoding trypsin Blo t 3-like, with amino-acid sequence MSLTTWALGLIWLVGSVHPHTLRAGNRTGLPTVHIVGGTPADAGEFPHLASVNLNGRGCAGTLIGEKHVLTAAHCVHGSADATGFVVYLNTLSISGGGDGSVTRQVSSFKMHEAYDDATLMNDVALLVLSEPVTDIQFVTLPTDDGEPITDAPTDAPTETTTEPPTEPPTEPPTTTKPTTTKKPTTTKKPTTTKKPTTKKPTTTKTPTTTKKPITTNKPTTKKPTTKPTTTKPKTTNKPTMKTTTKPKTTKKPAMRAFPDYANKPAVIAGWGTTSTGGSASDVLLKADLTIQENSFCTSQYASEFNSTTMLCASADGKDTCKGDGGGPIYVDGVQVGITSFDGGCADPKYAGIYTRVSNYVSWIKTTQSNTSR; translated from the exons ATGAGCCTCACCACTTGG GCTTTAGGCTTAATTTGGCTGGTTGGTTCCGTGCATCCGCACACACTCCGTGCCGGCAATA GGACTGGTTTGCCAACCGTGCACATCGTCGGTGGAACTCCCGCTGACGCCGGTGAATTCCCTCACCTG GCCAGTGTGAATTTGAATGGACGTGGATGCGCTGGAACTTTGATTGgagaaaaacatgttttgaCAGCGGCTCATTGTGTTCATGG TTCAGCCGATGCTACCGGCTTCGTTGTGTATCTTAACACGTTGTCAATTTCCGGCGGAGGGGACGGCTCCGTTACCAGACAAGTATCGTCATTTAAGATGCACGAAGCTTACGACGATGCGACTCTG ATGAATGACGTCGCATTATTGGTGTTGAGTGAACCAGTGACAGACATCCAATTTGTCACTCTTCCGACGGACGACGGGGAGCCTATTACGGATGCGCCTACGGATGCACCTACGGAAACGACAACGGAACCGCCAACGGAGCCGCCAACGGAACCACCAACTACCACAAAACCTACTACTACCAAAAAACCCACTACTACCAAAAAACCGACAACCACAAAAAAACCGACAACTAAGAAACCGACGACGACCAAAACACCGACAACGACTAAAAAACCAATCACTACCAATAAACCGACAACCAAAAAGCCAACGacgaaaccaacaacaacaaagccgAAAACTACCAACAAACCAACAatgaagacaacaacaaaacctAAAACGACCAAGAAACCAGCCATGAGAGCTTTCCCTGACTACGCCAACAAACCGGCCGTCATTGCTGGATGGGGAACAACCTCTACCG GAGGAAGCGCGTCAGACGTATTGCTGAAGGCCGACCTCACGATTCAAGAGAATTCATTTTGCACCAGTCAATACGCATCGGAGTTCAACAGTACTACTATGTTGTGTGCCTCCGCAGATGGAAAAGACACGTGCAAG GGTGACGGTGGCGGTCCGATTTACGTAGACGGCGTTCAAGTCGGTATCACTTCCTTTGACGGAGGTTGTGCTGATCCTAAGTATGCCGGTATTTATACACGAGTCAGCAATTACGTCAGCTGGATTAAAACCACCCAGTCGAATACTAGTCGCTAA
- the LOC130696175 gene encoding trypsin Blo t 3-like: MIPLKLQQFVLDFRNWPFIYIHIIGGTPASAGEFPFMAYLDLDGVYCGGTLIAEYVVVTAAHCLGSSNDSAPSYLVFLNTLSSDGGGDGSMVRGVSFFVRHEDYGGIVSVSKKPTTEKPTTKKPTTKKPTTKPTTTKPKTTKKSTVKTTTKPKTTKKPVMRAFPGYANAAAVVNLPLKSKDDSGGPLLVDGVLAGITSYGRGCADPNYAGVYTRVSNYVGWIAKHQAKHLGSMS, encoded by the exons ATGATACCTCTGAAACTGCAACAATTTGTGTTGGACTTTAGAAACTGGCCTTTCATCTATATCCATATCATTGGTGGAACGCCCGCTAGCGCCGGTGAATTTCCGTTCATG GCTTATCTTGATTTGGATGGAGTTTACTGTGGTGGGACTTTGATTGCAGAATACGTTGTCGTGACAGCGGCTCATTGTCTTGGCAG TTCCAACGATTCCGCTCCCTCTTACCTTGTCTTTCTAAACACGTTGTCATCGGACGGTGGCGGAGATGGCTCAATGGTTCGGGGCGTATCGTTCTTTGTGAGGCATGAAGATTACGGTGGCATCGTAAGCGTTTCCAA AAAACCAACAACTGAGAAACCGACTACGAAAAAACCGACAACCAAAAAGCCAACGacgaaaccaacaacaacaaagccgAAAACTACCAAGAAATCAACGgtgaagacaacaacaaaacctAAGACCACCAAGAAACCAGTCATGCGAGCTTTCCCTGGCTACGCCAACGCGGCGGCCGTCGTTAATCTGCCG TTGAAATCTAAGGATGACAGTGGCGGTCCCCTCTTGGTCGACGGTGTTCTAGCCGGGATCACCTCCTATGGCAGAGGTTGTGCTGATCCCAACTATGCCGGTGTTTATACACGAGTCAGCAATTACGTTGGCTGGATTGCAAAACACCAAGCGAAACATCTTGGCTCAATGTCCTAA